The Candidatus Binataceae bacterium DNA window GATCCGGAAACCGGGGTTTCGATCGGGCAGCGGCTGCGCGCCCGGATTATGGTCGAGGCGGCAGACCCATCGCACATCCCTCTCGCCTTTCGCGAGGATATCGAGCAGGCGGCCAAAATCGTCGCCGACCCCGATCACGACATTCCACTGCGCCCGTTGGGATCGGGCTCGGACTATTCGGTCTTCATCGACCATCTGGGTGTACCCGCCCTGGATATCAGCTTTGGCCAAGAAGGAATCACCCGCGGCGTTTACCATTCTCGCTACGATACCTTCGAGCATCACAGCCGCTTCGTCGACCCTGGCTTCGTCTATGACGCGCTGCTGGCCAAAACCATCGGACGCCTGGTGCTGCGCGCTGCACAAGGTACGGTTCCACAGCAGTCGCCGAGCGATTTTGCGGAGATGGTGTCGGACTACCTCAATCAAGTGAAAACCTTGGCGCAGACCGAACGCGCGCAGGCCGAGACTCGCGATCGCCTGCTGCGCATCCGAGCTTTTGCCCTGGCCGCCGATCCGACCAAGAAGGAACTGCCGCCGCCCCCGCTCAGCCGCGTGCCATATCTGGAATTCGCACCCCTGGAGAATGCCGTCGCTCGCCTCAAGCGCAGCGCCAAGGCCTACGACACCGCCTCGGCAAAGAATTCCACCAATCTTTCTGCCGCCCGGCTCGCCCGCCTGCAGGCCTTGATGCTGACCGTCGATCAGACTCTGGCACCTGCCGACGTGGGGCTGCCGGGACGGCAATGGTATCTCAATCTGGTATATGCGCCCGGGCGTTACACCGGCTACGGAGCCAAGACCTTGCCGGGCGTGCGCGAGGCAATCGAAGAGCGGCGCTGGGCGGATGCCAATCGCTACGTCAAACTCACGGCCGATGCGCTTGACGCCTACAGCGACCGACTCGACCAGGCCACTAAAGTGCTCGCCGGCGGATGATGGCCGCGAAGCCGCCGGAAGTCGGTGCGGGGCGCTGCAAATGCTGGGGAAAACGGTGTAGTTCACGCGGTTTCGCACAGCAGGCCGCTTGGAAAAAACCCGTCGTTTCCTTTCCACTCGCGGCCGGCTGTATCTTGTTCCTGGGCCTGACATGGGCGTTAACGCTGACGCCGCGCGCGCGAGCGCAAGATGTGACCTTCACCACCGCCATCCCGGTGGCTCAGGGCGAGGCCGTTACTCGGCTTCAGCTGGGCGACGGCTACAGTGCCGGCTCATCCCACCGGGAGCTGGCTGGACTGGACTTTCCCACCGTCTTTGCATACGGCTGGCGCAGTAAATTCACACTGTTCGTGACCGTTCCCATGTCGGCCTATTTTCTGTCGGATAATACGTCGGCCGAAACCGCTACCCGGAGTTCCAGCGGCTTCGATG harbors:
- a CDS encoding transferrin receptor-like dimerization domain-containing protein, encoding DPETGVSIGQRLRARIMVEAADPSHIPLAFREDIEQAAKIVADPDHDIPLRPLGSGSDYSVFIDHLGVPALDISFGQEGITRGVYHSRYDTFEHHSRFVDPGFVYDALLAKTIGRLVLRAAQGTVPQQSPSDFAEMVSDYLNQVKTLAQTERAQAETRDRLLRIRAFALAADPTKKELPPPPLSRVPYLEFAPLENAVARLKRSAKAYDTASAKNSTNLSAARLARLQALMLTVDQTLAPADVGLPGRQWYLNLVYAPGRYTGYGAKTLPGVREAIEERRWADANRYVKLTADALDAYSDRLDQATKVLAGG